CTCGCGCTGGTCGCTCTACGATAGGGCCATGCAGCGGGACCCGCGGCGGGACGGGATGTGGGCGGCGGTCGACGCCGGCGTGTGGCTGGTCGCGGCCGGGCTCCTGGCCGTCGCCGCGATGGTGGGGCTCGTCTGGGTGGTCACCCTGGTGCCGGACCTCATGAGCTTCGGCGAGGAGCAGCCGAAGGACCTGCAGCCCTGGCTCACCCTGATGCTGGTCCCCGCTGGGATCGCGGCACTGCTGTTTCTGGTGGTGCTCGCGCTCGACGCCGTGCTGGTGGTGCGCAGCATCGCCCGGCTCTCCGCCCCGGAGGGCAGGATCGGCACCGCCTGGGTCACCCCGTCGCTGTGCCTGGCCTCCGTGGGCCTTTCCCTCATGGCCCTGCTGGTGCTGCCCGTCTCCTCCCTGCTCGAGGACCTCCCGGACATCGTCACGCAGGGCTTCGGCAGCGTCGCCGGGCTCGTGGTGCCCGTCCGGATCGGCCAGCTGGTGATGGGGGTCCTCGAGGCACGGCGCGCGCGGGCCTGAATGCCCGCTCCGACTGTCGCACCCGGCCCCTATCGTGGGGCCATGCGCATCGACTTCGGCTGGTCCCTCGACGGCGCCGCCTGGGCCGACGGGACGGGAGCGGCCGGCGCCGCCCGCCTCGGCCCGCGCGGCCTCACCCAGCTGCTGCAGAACCGGCTGGGCCTGACCCGGCCCGCGGTGGCGCCGGCGGTGCGGGTGGCGCAGTACCTGCGCCTGCTCGAGGAGCACCTCGCCGAGGTGCCGGACGCCTGGCCCGCCCGCTCCTTCGCCGTGGACCCGTGGAGCACCGCGGCACAGCTGCTGCGCTGGCGCGACGAGGCGCTCGCGACCGGCTGGCGGTCGACGGGCGGACATCTCCCGGAGCGGCTCGAGATCGTGCGCGACCTGGAGCGCCGCGCGGTGAGCGGTGGTGCCGGAGCTCTCGCGCCGTCGGCCGCCGACGACCTGCGCGAGATTCTCGACCTGCTAGAGGGGGAGGCGGCCGGCTGGCCGCTCGGGATCGCGGAGATCACCTGCGCGGAGGAGCGCGAGGCGCTGCCGGGGATGTGGCCGCAGGTGCTCACGCTGCTGGAGCGCGGCGGGGTGCGGGTCACGCACGCGTCGGCCGACGGGGACGGGGCGCCGGAGCTGACGATGGTCGAGGCACTGGACGAATGGACGGCGGCCGACGTCGCCGCCCGGTTCCTCGCCGCCTCGCCCGCAGACGGCCTCACCGTGCTCGCCGCCGCGGACACCGACGTGCTGGACCGGGCGCTGCACCGGCGAGGCCTGCCAGCGCTCGGCGTGGTCGGCGCCTCCCGCGACCGCGCCCACCACCAGGTGCTCGGCCTGTTCCTCGACGTCGCGACCGCGCCCGTGGACGTCCACCAGCTGGCTGCGCTGCTGGACCTGCGGGTCCTGCCGGGGGCCGACGGGGAGGCCGAGCCCGTGGGTCTGGTCCCCGCGCTCGCCCGGCGCGAGCTGCTCGGCGCGCTCTCGGCCGAGCCCGGCGTGGGCGGGCCCACCTGGCAGCGGGCGCTGGCGCGGATCCAGGAGTCCGGGCACGAGCGTGCCCTCGAGGTCGCGCGCGTGATCGACCGCCTGGTGGGCGACCCGCTGCCGGCCGACGACCTGCGACCGGGCGCCCTGGTCTCCCGGCTGGACGACCTCGCGGCGCGACTGCGGGCCGTGGCCCGCGGCGAGGGGGACCTGCTGGCGAGCCTCACCCAGGTGCAGGTCGCGCAGGAGGTGCTCGGGATGCTCGACCCCGGCGTGCCGCTCGGCCGGCGCACCCTCCAGCAGATCATCGACAGCTGCGGCGGCTCCGGTCCCTCGCCCCGTGCGGTGCGGGAGGTGTCTCCCTGGCAGGTGACCACCTCCCCCGCGCAGGTCCGCAGCAACGGCGGGACCGTGCTGTGGTGGGGTCCGTCGGCCGACGACGCCCCGCGCCCCCAGCGCTGGGACCCCGCCGAGACCGCCGCGCTCGAGGCCGGAGGCGGGCGGGTGCCCTCCCCCACCGCGCTCGCCGCACTCGAGGTCGACGCGGCGCTGCGCGGGCTGCGACGCGCGGGCGAGGTCATCGCCGTGCTGCCCGGGCGGCGGCTCGAGAAGACGCCCGGCCCCTCCGGGCTGCTGGCCCACCTGGGCGAGGGCACCAGGGTGCGGCCCGAGGCGCTCGTGGACGGCGGCACGTGGTCCCTCGCCGGGCGGTCGCTGCCGGTGACGATCCCGGCGGAGGAGCCGGAGCGCCCCGCGCCGCCGCTCGAGCACCGCATCGCCCCGGTCCCGCACCTGCTGCCGCAGCGGCTCTCCTACACGCAGATCGCCTCGCTGCTGGCCTGCCCGCACCACTGGGCGCTCGAGTACGCCCTCGGCGTGCGGCCCGCCGAGGTCGCGGCGCTGCCCACGGGCGCGCGGATGATCGGCACCCTCGTCCACGCCGTGGTCGAGACCCTCGTGACCGAACGGCACGACCCGGAGCTCGGCGGGATGCCGCTCGTGGCACCGTCGGCCGAGGAGATCCGGCAGGTGGTGGACCGGCTCGTCCCGCA
This genomic interval from Brachybacterium aquaticum contains the following:
- a CDS encoding PD-(D/E)XK nuclease family protein, with protein sequence MRIDFGWSLDGAAWADGTGAAGAARLGPRGLTQLLQNRLGLTRPAVAPAVRVAQYLRLLEEHLAEVPDAWPARSFAVDPWSTAAQLLRWRDEALATGWRSTGGHLPERLEIVRDLERRAVSGGAGALAPSAADDLREILDLLEGEAAGWPLGIAEITCAEEREALPGMWPQVLTLLERGGVRVTHASADGDGAPELTMVEALDEWTAADVAARFLAASPADGLTVLAAADTDVLDRALHRRGLPALGVVGASRDRAHHQVLGLFLDVATAPVDVHQLAALLDLRVLPGADGEAEPVGLVPALARRELLGALSAEPGVGGPTWQRALARIQESGHERALEVARVIDRLVGDPLPADDLRPGALVSRLDDLAARLRAVARGEGDLLASLTQVQVAQEVLGMLDPGVPLGRRTLQQIIDSCGGSGPSPRAVREVSPWQVTTSPAQVRSNGGTVLWWGPSADDAPRPQRWDPAETAALEAGGGRVPSPTALAALEVDAALRGLRRAGEVIAVLPGRRLEKTPGPSGLLAHLGEGTRVRPEALVDGGTWSLAGRSLPVTIPAEEPERPAPPLEHRIAPVPHLLPQRLSYTQIASLLACPHHWALEYALGVRPAEVAALPTGARMIGTLVHAVVETLVTERHDPELGGMPLVAPSAEEIRQVVDRLVPQLASELDLPGRAAARADVADRAVRALEALFRGVAGAGLRITGTEVGFELPLTLELAGGSRTISFRGSRDLDAVAADGRRTVLDLKWSRSRTRYGDLFDTSEAIQLASYAWTLAEEHPGEPTADVGYFLLRSGEFVSADPALDPHRREPMDVQNAWSRMIQGVTTVLDEVAEGRIRCGCLETQQRAGLDGSEGWQKRSTSLAKARAAVREAGGLLVEDHCATSDHAHLCGTTGALR